In Fusarium oxysporum Fo47 chromosome IX, complete sequence, the following proteins share a genomic window:
- a CDS encoding membrane dipeptidase-domain-containing protein: protein MADSSPTVTSPPRRNSQQANTPQSTTSTNNNRDGALVLHANSSATAWWSRFRYPVITAGIVLLLSPFTFLWPSQESIDPTNYAERTKRILKTTPLIDGHNDLPFMLRLELKNRIYDERFDFNNRLLGHTDLQRLRQGMVGGQFWSVYVDCDEQQKHFEDPSWIVRDTLEQIDVTRRFIREHPKDLEYCDTAACARKAFKAGRIASMIGIEGGHQVGGSIASLRQMYELGARYMTITHNCDNAFAMAASTVASGAADSGLAKLGKVAIKEMNRLGMMVDLSHVSHQTMRDVLSIARAPVIFSHSGAYAIEPHLRNVPDDVLRQVKHNGGIVMAVFLNRFLNMKHPEQASIHDVADHIFHIAEVCGWTCVGIGADFFGMSNVPIGLEDVSKYPSLMEVLMQRGATDEQIRLLAGENILRVWGNIEKSAKAIQATGEKPVEEEYERREWHKGFSTDPYMLRGGLEEALKNGAKIEEDVFDLDAEGRPKILST from the exons ATGGCCGATTCGTCACCAACTGTGACCTCGCCGCCCCGACGAAATAGCCAGCAGGCGAACACTCCTCAATCAACGACGTCAACTAATAACAATCGCGATGGGGCATTGGTACTGCACGCCAATTCCTCAGCCACAGCTTGGTGGTCACGATTTCGATATCCAGTCATCACTGCTGGGATCGTGCTTTTACTGAGTCCATTTACCTTCTTATGGCCTAGTCAAGAGTCAATTGATCCCACGAATTATGCAGAGCGTACCAAGCGAATCCTCAAGACGACGCC TTTAATTGACGGCCACAATGATCTACCGTTCATGCTCCGTCTTGAACTCAAGAACCGCATTTACGATGAACGTTTCGACTTTAACAATCGATTGCTGGGCCATACAGATTTACAGCGGCTGAGGCAAGGCATGGTCGGAGGTCAATTCTGGAGCGTGTATGTAGACTGCGATGAACAGCAAAAGCACTTTGAGGATCCTTCT TGGATCGTCCGAGACACGCTTGAACAAATTGACGTGACTCGACGTTTCATCCGAGAGCACCCCAAAGACTTGGAGTACTGTGATACTGCTGCCTGCGCTAGAAAGGCGTTCAAAGCAGGTCGTATCGCAAGCATGATTGGCATTGAAGGTGGCCACCAGGTTGGCGGCAGCATTGCAAGCCTTCGGCAGATGTACGAACTGGGAGCGCGATATATGACCATTACACATAATTGTGACAATGCATTTGCCATGGCAGCTTCAACCGTTGCCTCTGGGGCTGCAGATTCTGGGCTTGCGAAACTCGGAAAGGTAGCAATCAAGGAGATGAACCGGCTGGGAATGATGGTTGATCTATCGCACGTTTCTCATCAGACGATGAGGGATGTTCTCAGCATTGCTCGAGCACCAGTCATCTTCTCACATTCTGGAGCATACGCCATTGAACCGCATCTTCGAAACGTCCCCGACGATGTTCTTCGCCAGGTCAAGCACAATGGTGGCATCGTTATGGCTGTGTTCCTCAATCGTTTCCTCAACATGAAGCATCCCGAACAAGCATCAATACACGATGTCGCTGATCATATCTTCCACATCGCAGAAGTATGTGGCTGGACTTGCGTTGGAATCGGTGCTGATTTCTTTGGCATGTCAAACGTGCCTATTGGGCTAGAGGATGTTTCCAAGTATCCCAGTTTGATGGAGGTGCTCATGCAGCGAGGCGCAACAGATGAGCAGATCCGTCTGCTCGCAGGGGAAAATATTCTCCGAGTTTGGGGAAATATTGAAAAGAGTGCTAAAGCAATTCAGGCTACCGGTGAGAAACCTGTCGAAGAGGAATATGAACGACGAGAGTGGCATAAGGGATTTTCAACTGACCCCTATATGCTGAGGGGAGGGCTTGAGGAGGCCTTGAAGAATGGGGCCAAGATTGAGGAAGATGTTTTCGATTTAGATGCCGAAGGAAGGCCTAAGATTCTGTCTACTTAG